In Archangium violaceum, the following are encoded in one genomic region:
- a CDS encoding CoA-transferase subunit beta, translating into MSAETSATPAEVVVSLLAQEIEDDAVVATGVASPLAILAIAVARATHAPGLTYLACVGSLDPDLPSLLPSSEDLGYLDGRSAEITIPDLFDHARRGRVDTVFFGAAEVDALGRTNMTASGSLEKPRTKFPGVAGAATLRRWVRRPVLVVPRQSKRNLVPEVQVATTRDDSRPVKIISDLGVFEVGAGGARLLSRHPWATLDTISERTGFSFQVEESVPVTPLPDARTLAAIRAIDSRGLRDQLVGA; encoded by the coding sequence ATGAGCGCCGAGACTTCCGCGACCCCCGCCGAGGTGGTGGTCTCGCTGCTGGCCCAGGAGATCGAGGACGACGCCGTGGTGGCCACGGGCGTGGCCTCGCCGCTGGCCATCCTCGCCATCGCCGTGGCCCGGGCCACGCACGCGCCGGGGCTGACGTACCTGGCGTGTGTCGGCTCGTTGGATCCGGACCTGCCCAGCCTGCTGCCCTCGTCCGAGGACCTGGGCTACCTGGATGGGCGCTCGGCGGAGATCACCATCCCGGACCTCTTCGACCACGCGCGGCGGGGCAGGGTGGACACCGTCTTCTTCGGTGCCGCCGAGGTGGATGCCCTGGGGCGGACGAACATGACCGCCTCGGGGAGCCTGGAGAAGCCCCGGACCAAGTTCCCCGGTGTGGCGGGTGCGGCCACGCTGCGGCGCTGGGTGCGCCGGCCGGTGCTGGTGGTGCCGCGCCAGTCCAAGCGCAACCTCGTGCCCGAGGTGCAGGTGGCCACCACGCGCGACGATAGCCGCCCGGTGAAGATCATCTCGGACCTCGGAGTCTTCGAGGTCGGGGCCGGCGGGGCCCGGCTGCTGTCCCGTCACCCCTGGGCGACGCTCGACACCATCAGCGAGCGCACGGGCTTCTCCTTCCAGGTGGAGGAGTCGGTGCCCGTCACCCCGCTTCCGGACGCGCGCACCCTCGCGGCGATCCGGGCGATCGATTCCCGAGGTCTCCGCGATCAGCTCGTGGGGGCCTGA
- a CDS encoding CoA transferase subunit A gives MKSARWGSLSEVVASIPDGAWLAMGGFMLGRAPMAMVLELIAQGRKDLKLISLPNPLPAEFLVAGGCLSRVELPFGALNLEGRVRPMPCLKRAIEQGRIAWREHDGYRVVQRLRAASMGLPFIPAPDADVSELSRAEPLQMVVDPFTGQPVPVEPAFYPDVALVHARAADERGNLYIEDPTTDLLVAGAARRVLATAEERVSKLPRVTIPGFQVERVALARQGALPTGCVGLYPHDDEMLASYLALAEAGREQEFLNSILQRRSAA, from the coding sequence ATGAAGTCCGCGCGTTGGGGCTCGCTGTCGGAGGTGGTGGCCTCCATCCCGGACGGGGCGTGGCTGGCCATGGGTGGCTTCATGCTGGGCCGCGCGCCCATGGCGATGGTGCTGGAGCTGATCGCCCAGGGCCGCAAGGACCTCAAGCTCATCTCGCTGCCCAACCCGCTGCCGGCCGAGTTCCTGGTGGCGGGCGGGTGCCTGTCGCGGGTGGAACTGCCATTCGGGGCGCTGAACCTGGAGGGCCGGGTGCGCCCCATGCCGTGCCTCAAGCGGGCCATCGAGCAGGGCCGTATCGCCTGGCGCGAGCATGACGGCTACCGCGTCGTGCAGCGGCTGCGCGCGGCGTCCATGGGGCTGCCCTTCATCCCGGCGCCGGACGCGGACGTGTCCGAGCTGTCCCGGGCCGAGCCGCTCCAGATGGTCGTGGACCCGTTCACCGGGCAGCCGGTCCCCGTGGAGCCGGCCTTCTATCCGGACGTGGCGCTGGTGCATGCGCGCGCCGCGGACGAGCGGGGCAACCTCTATATCGAGGACCCCACGACGGACCTGCTGGTGGCGGGTGCGGCCCGCCGGGTGCTGGCGACGGCCGAGGAGCGCGTGTCCAAGCTGCCCCGGGTGACGATCCCCGGCTTCCAGGTGGAGCGCGTCGCGCTGGCGCGTCAGGGGGCGCTGCCCACGGGCTGCGTCGGGCTGTACCCGCACGATGACGAGATGCTGGCGAGCTACCTCGCGCTGGCCGAGGCCGGACGCGAGCAGGAGTTCCTGAACTCCATCCTCCAGCGCAGGAGCGCGGCATGA
- a CDS encoding TetR/AcrR family transcriptional regulator, translating into MTHSGQKRDERYRAIMETAARLICERGYEGTSMQEIAAACRMTKAGLYHHVQNKEQLLFDIMSYGMDAFEGQVLEKVRDIPDPIERLRECMRLNIELVTCGFSKEVIIILHEHATLTGEARAFIDGRKKRYVRFLEDSFSEAVRVGRARPVQPTVAAFAFLGMVLWIYKWFQPDGRLSVQQIAEGMVDLLFNGVVAPAGTLPVPAPGEAPVLSLVPPTVVGGES; encoded by the coding sequence GTGACGCATTCGGGGCAGAAACGGGACGAGCGCTACCGGGCCATCATGGAGACGGCCGCGCGCCTCATCTGCGAGCGCGGTTACGAGGGCACCTCCATGCAGGAGATCGCCGCCGCGTGCCGGATGACGAAGGCGGGGCTCTACCACCACGTGCAGAACAAGGAGCAGCTGCTCTTCGACATCATGAGCTACGGGATGGACGCCTTCGAGGGGCAGGTGCTCGAGAAGGTGCGCGACATTCCGGATCCCATCGAGCGGCTGCGCGAGTGCATGCGGCTGAACATCGAGCTGGTGACGTGCGGGTTCAGCAAGGAGGTTATCATCATCCTCCACGAGCACGCCACGCTCACCGGCGAGGCCCGGGCCTTCATCGACGGCCGCAAGAAGCGCTACGTGCGGTTCCTGGAGGACTCGTTCTCCGAGGCGGTGCGCGTGGGGCGTGCCCGCCCCGTGCAGCCCACCGTGGCCGCGTTCGCGTTCCTCGGGATGGTGCTGTGGATCTACAAGTGGTTCCAGCCCGATGGGCGGCTGTCGGTGCAGCAGATCGCCGAGGGCATGGTGGACCTGCTCTTCAACGGGGTGGTGGCTCCCGCGGGGACGCTGCCGGTTCCGGCTCCGGGGGAGGCGCCCGTGCTGTCGCTCGTGCCCCCCACCGTGGTGGGAGGTGAGTCATGA
- the moaC gene encoding cyclic pyranopterin monophosphate synthase MoaC, with product MKMVDVGGKEKTERVAVATARLRMLPETLERILQGKVEKGDVLAAARLAGVMAAKKTPDIVPLCHPIALSGVEVHLEPRTDALEIRVTVRTVDRTGVEMEALTAACAAALTVYDMCKSVDRGMVLEQVQLDHKSGGRSGTWDREQG from the coding sequence GTGAAGATGGTCGACGTGGGAGGGAAGGAGAAGACGGAGCGCGTGGCGGTGGCCACCGCGCGCCTGCGCATGCTCCCCGAGACCCTCGAGCGCATCCTCCAGGGGAAGGTGGAGAAGGGGGACGTCCTGGCCGCCGCGCGCCTGGCGGGCGTGATGGCGGCCAAGAAGACCCCCGACATCGTCCCCCTGTGCCACCCCATCGCGCTCTCCGGAGTGGAGGTGCACCTCGAGCCCCGGACGGATGCGTTGGAGATCCGCGTGACGGTCCGGACGGTGGACCGCACGGGCGTGGAGATGGAGGCGCTCACCGCCGCGTGCGCGGCGGCCCTCACGGTCTACGACATGTGCAAGAGCGTGGACCGGGGCATGGTGCTGGAGCAGGTGCAGCTGGACCACAAGTCCGGCGGCCGCTCCGGCACCTGGGACCGCGAGCAGGGCTAG
- a CDS encoding trans-sulfuration enzyme family protein yields the protein MSTKRKTVAVHAGAQLTGSKSQPVVPPIHVSAVSFFDNSDELDAALDGKDYVYSRIAAPNAALLEEAVAALEGAEACVAYSSGMAALRAVFDVQNLKAGDVVVMPADGYGVTRSLFKSLAARSGVRIEALLLSEASAPERIVALRPKLVLAESVTNPLLRVPDIQALSRACREVGAAFAVDATFPSPYGHRAHELGADYAVQSTTKWLNGHSDALGGTVSGTREKMAPLRAARLFAGDVLGPFEAWLTLRGVRTLPVRMKAHCEHAAHVAKRLSESPLVARVHYPGLASHPDHAVAARMLEGGFGGMVAFDIQGAGRPECFRFLEAVKLARAAPSLGDVGTLVMHAASASARRMTPEERQAAGIGESLIRVSVGLEDPDDIADDLLAAVAKAVKR from the coding sequence ATGAGCACGAAGCGCAAGACGGTGGCGGTGCACGCGGGCGCGCAGTTGACGGGCAGCAAGTCCCAGCCCGTGGTGCCGCCCATCCACGTGTCGGCGGTGAGCTTCTTCGACAACAGCGACGAGCTGGACGCGGCGCTGGATGGCAAGGACTACGTCTACTCGCGGATCGCCGCCCCCAACGCGGCGCTGCTGGAGGAGGCGGTGGCGGCGCTGGAGGGCGCCGAGGCGTGCGTGGCCTACTCGAGCGGCATGGCCGCGCTCCGGGCCGTCTTCGACGTGCAGAACCTGAAGGCCGGCGACGTGGTGGTGATGCCGGCGGATGGCTACGGCGTCACCCGCTCGCTCTTCAAGAGCCTGGCGGCGCGCTCCGGGGTGCGCATCGAGGCGCTCCTGCTCTCCGAGGCCTCGGCGCCCGAGCGCATCGTCGCGCTGCGCCCCAAGCTGGTGCTGGCCGAGAGCGTCACCAACCCGCTCCTGCGCGTGCCGGACATCCAGGCGCTGTCGCGGGCGTGCCGGGAGGTGGGGGCGGCCTTCGCGGTGGATGCCACCTTCCCGTCACCCTACGGGCATCGGGCGCACGAGCTGGGCGCCGACTATGCCGTCCAGTCCACGACGAAGTGGCTCAACGGCCACAGCGACGCGCTGGGGGGCACGGTGAGCGGTACCCGCGAGAAGATGGCGCCGCTGCGGGCCGCGCGCCTGTTCGCGGGTGATGTGCTCGGGCCCTTCGAGGCGTGGCTCACCCTGCGCGGCGTGCGCACCCTGCCGGTGCGCATGAAGGCCCACTGCGAGCACGCGGCGCACGTGGCGAAGCGGCTCTCCGAGTCCCCGCTCGTCGCCCGTGTCCACTACCCGGGCCTTGCGAGCCACCCGGACCACGCGGTGGCGGCGAGGATGCTGGAGGGCGGCTTCGGCGGCATGGTGGCCTTCGACATCCAGGGCGCCGGCCGGCCGGAGTGCTTCCGCTTCCTGGAGGCGGTGAAGCTGGCGCGGGCGGCTCCGTCGCTCGGGGACGTGGGCACGCTGGTGATGCACGCGGCCAGCGCGAGCGCGCGGCGCATGACCCCCGAGGAGCGGCAGGCGGCCGGCATCGGCGAGAGCCTCATCCGCGTCTCGGTGGGCCTGGAGGATCCGGATGACATCGCCGATGACCTGCTCGCCGCGGTGGCGAAGGCGGTGAAGCGGTGA
- the trxB gene encoding thioredoxin-disulfide reductase, with the protein MAEKINKVTIIGSGPAGYTAAIYAARANLQPVMFAGGPTLDDPQRVPGGQLMVTTDVENYPGFPEGITGPEMMERFQKQAERFGTVIHMENVVKVDFSKRPFFIQGESASCYSDTVIIATGATAKWLGVKGEDTFKNRGVSACATCDGAFFKKQDVLVVGGGDTAMEEATYLAKIVNSVTLVHRRDTLRASKVMQERALNNPKIKFMWDSAVDEVVGNDRGMTGAVVRNLKTGDTKLVEATGLFVAIGHTPNTGLFQGVLETHQNGYLKTEPGSTRTNIPGVFACGDVQDSYYRQAITAAGTGCMAAIDAERWLIEHGQ; encoded by the coding sequence GTGGCGGAGAAGATCAACAAGGTGACCATCATCGGCTCGGGGCCCGCGGGCTACACCGCGGCCATCTACGCCGCGCGCGCCAACCTGCAGCCCGTCATGTTCGCGGGTGGCCCCACGCTCGATGACCCGCAGCGCGTGCCCGGCGGCCAGCTCATGGTCACCACCGACGTGGAGAACTACCCCGGCTTCCCCGAGGGCATCACCGGCCCGGAGATGATGGAGCGCTTCCAGAAGCAGGCCGAGCGCTTCGGCACCGTCATCCACATGGAGAACGTGGTGAAGGTGGACTTCTCCAAGCGCCCCTTCTTCATCCAGGGCGAGAGCGCCAGCTGCTACTCGGACACCGTCATCATCGCCACGGGCGCGACGGCGAAGTGGCTGGGCGTGAAGGGCGAGGACACCTTCAAGAACCGCGGTGTGTCCGCCTGTGCCACCTGTGACGGCGCCTTCTTCAAGAAGCAGGACGTGCTGGTGGTGGGCGGTGGCGATACCGCCATGGAGGAGGCCACCTACCTGGCGAAGATCGTCAACAGCGTCACCCTGGTGCACCGGCGCGACACCCTGCGCGCCTCGAAGGTGATGCAGGAGCGGGCCCTCAACAACCCGAAGATCAAGTTCATGTGGGACAGCGCCGTCGACGAGGTGGTGGGCAACGACCGCGGCATGACGGGCGCGGTGGTGCGCAACCTGAAGACGGGTGACACGAAGCTGGTGGAGGCCACGGGCCTGTTCGTGGCCATCGGCCACACGCCCAACACGGGCCTGTTCCAGGGTGTGCTGGAGACGCACCAGAACGGCTACCTCAAGACGGAGCCGGGCAGCACCCGCACCAACATCCCCGGCGTGTTCGCTTGCGGCGACGTGCAGGACAGCTACTACCGGCAGGCCATCACCGCGGCGGGCACCGGCTGCATGGCGGCCATCGACGCCGAGCGCTGGCTCATCGAGCACGGCCAGTAG
- a CDS encoding cyclic nucleotide-binding domain-containing protein: MDASLLKKVALFEGLTQSQLHRVASIARPRGYEAGACLFREGEAGHEMFIILEGKVRISQQVPGMGEEALAILQKGQYFGEMAVIEDIPRSADAYAHTACTLWVIEREHLDQLMFTDKNLAYVLLWSFVRTLSVRLRETNEKMKTFLALSRF; encoded by the coding sequence ATGGATGCCTCGCTCCTCAAGAAGGTTGCGCTCTTCGAGGGACTCACCCAGAGTCAGCTCCACCGCGTGGCGTCAATCGCCCGTCCCCGCGGCTACGAGGCGGGGGCCTGCCTGTTCCGCGAGGGAGAGGCCGGCCACGAGATGTTCATCATCTTGGAAGGCAAGGTGCGCATCTCCCAGCAGGTGCCCGGGATGGGCGAGGAGGCGCTCGCCATCCTGCAAAAAGGCCAGTATTTCGGGGAGATGGCCGTTATCGAGGACATTCCCCGTTCGGCGGATGCCTACGCCCACACCGCGTGCACGCTGTGGGTCATCGAGCGCGAGCACCTCGACCAGCTGATGTTCACGGACAAGAACCTGGCCTACGTGCTGCTGTGGAGCTTCGTGCGCACACTGTCCGTGCGCCTGCGCGAGACGAACGAGAAGATGAAGACGTTCCTCGCGCTGTCGCGGTTCTGA
- a CDS encoding ATP-binding protein codes for MIPPPPPADEPRRLRALHRLCLLDTPAEERFDRIVRTAARMFRVPIALVSLVDESRQWFKARVGLDDTSTARSLSFCGHALLTPDTFVVPDALEDVRFFDNPLVTGAPHVRFYAGQPIHAPDGSPVGTLCLIDRRARAFSGEERQQLEDLASWVELELNALTVQEARTALARQERFFELSVDMLCIAGVDGTFRQLSRAWSRSLGHSEESLRATPLLALVHEEDRAATTEWLARGARGEPLPCFEHRCRDRDGAWHWLQWNAVVNPEEGILYGVARDITERKRLEAERHQMERLKNEFVSTVSHELRTPLTSIRGSLGLLEGGVLGELPSQAQDMVRIARTNTERLIRLINDILDLEKMESGKLDFHLEPLELRVLLAQAAEAHHGYAEECGARVELAVEAPDAWAMVDGDRFLQVLANLLSNALKFSPRGERVTLRLARVGTRLRVSVEDRGPGIPESFRARIFQKFAQADGSDSRRKGGTGLGLSITRALVERMGGTLDFVTREGAGTTFRVELPEWRAETCASTPPPRLPVESAAEPAPGLVRPRVLHVEADPDNRRVVADVLRDVADVVPAGSPPEAESALRTGPFPLVIAEPVLPEGGLLPLAPLLAAAPVVLFSVREAEPEVARQVSAVLVKSRASNAELRAAVLRFLPLRGSP; via the coding sequence ATGATTCCACCGCCCCCGCCGGCCGACGAACCGAGGCGCCTCCGGGCCCTCCATCGGCTGTGCCTGCTGGACACCCCCGCCGAGGAGCGCTTCGACCGCATCGTCCGGACGGCGGCGCGGATGTTCCGCGTTCCCATCGCCCTCGTCTCCCTGGTGGATGAGTCCCGGCAGTGGTTCAAGGCGCGGGTCGGCCTGGATGACACCTCCACGGCGCGCAGCCTCTCCTTCTGCGGCCACGCCCTCCTCACCCCGGACACCTTCGTGGTGCCGGATGCGCTCGAGGACGTGCGCTTCTTCGACAACCCGCTCGTCACCGGTGCGCCCCACGTGCGCTTCTACGCGGGCCAGCCGATCCATGCGCCGGACGGCAGTCCCGTGGGGACGCTCTGCCTGATCGACCGCCGGGCGCGAGCCTTCAGCGGAGAGGAGCGCCAGCAGTTGGAGGACCTGGCCTCGTGGGTGGAGCTGGAGCTCAACGCCCTCACCGTCCAGGAGGCACGCACCGCGCTGGCCCGGCAGGAGCGCTTCTTCGAGCTGTCCGTGGACATGCTCTGCATCGCCGGGGTGGACGGCACCTTCCGGCAGCTCAGCCGGGCCTGGTCGCGCTCGCTCGGCCATTCCGAGGAGTCCCTGCGCGCCACGCCGCTGCTGGCCCTGGTGCACGAGGAGGATCGCGCCGCCACCACCGAGTGGCTGGCGCGGGGAGCCCGGGGCGAGCCCCTGCCCTGCTTCGAGCACCGCTGCCGCGACCGGGACGGTGCCTGGCACTGGCTCCAGTGGAACGCCGTCGTCAACCCGGAGGAGGGCATCCTCTACGGCGTGGCGCGCGACATCACCGAGCGAAAGCGCCTGGAGGCCGAGCGCCACCAGATGGAGCGGCTGAAGAACGAGTTCGTCTCCACCGTCAGCCACGAGCTGCGCACGCCCCTCACCTCCATCCGCGGCTCGCTCGGCCTGCTGGAGGGTGGCGTCCTGGGCGAGCTTCCCTCCCAGGCCCAGGACATGGTGCGCATCGCTCGCACCAACACCGAGCGCCTCATCCGCCTCATCAACGACATCCTCGACCTGGAGAAAATGGAATCCGGCAAGCTGGACTTCCACCTGGAGCCGCTGGAGCTGAGGGTGCTGCTCGCCCAGGCCGCCGAGGCGCACCACGGTTACGCGGAGGAGTGCGGCGCCCGCGTGGAGCTGGCGGTGGAGGCCCCGGACGCCTGGGCGATGGTGGATGGGGACCGCTTCCTCCAGGTGCTGGCCAACCTGCTGTCCAACGCGCTCAAGTTCTCCCCGCGCGGGGAGCGCGTGACGCTGCGGCTGGCACGGGTGGGCACCCGGCTGCGGGTGAGCGTGGAGGACCGGGGGCCGGGCATCCCCGAGTCCTTCCGCGCACGCATCTTCCAGAAGTTCGCCCAGGCGGACGGCTCCGACAGCCGGCGCAAGGGAGGCACGGGGCTGGGGCTCTCCATCACCCGGGCCCTGGTGGAGCGGATGGGCGGCACGCTGGACTTCGTCACCCGCGAGGGGGCCGGTACCACCTTCCGGGTGGAGCTGCCCGAGTGGCGCGCGGAGACATGTGCCAGCACCCCGCCTCCGCGGCTTCCGGTGGAGTCGGCCGCGGAACCGGCACCGGGGCTCGTGCGCCCGCGCGTGCTGCACGTGGAGGCGGACCCGGACAACCGGCGCGTGGTGGCGGACGTGCTGCGGGACGTGGCGGACGTCGTCCCCGCGGGCAGCCCACCGGAGGCCGAGTCCGCCCTGCGCACCGGTCCCTTCCCGCTCGTCATCGCCGAGCCCGTCCTCCCCGAGGGAGGGCTGCTCCCGCTGGCGCCGCTGCTCGCCGCCGCCCCCGTGGTGCTCTTCTCCGTGCGCGAGGCGGAGCCCGAGGTGGCCCGCCAGGTCTCCGCCGTGCTGGTGAAGTCCCGCGCCTCCAACGCGGAGCTGCGCGCCGCCGTCCTCCGCTTCCTCCCCCTCCGAGGTTCCCCATGA
- a CDS encoding response regulator, with protein MTIRKVMLVDDEDDIRTIGQLSLGRVGGWQTVLAASGAEAVTKAAAEQPDLILLDVMMPGMDGPTTLGKLRAQEATAKTPVIFMTAKIQKQEVARYLELGAVGVIGKPFDPMTLPAEIKRLLPPT; from the coding sequence ATGACGATTCGCAAGGTGATGCTCGTCGATGACGAAGACGACATCCGCACCATCGGCCAGCTGAGCCTCGGGCGCGTGGGAGGCTGGCAGACGGTGCTCGCCGCGTCGGGGGCCGAGGCCGTCACCAAGGCCGCCGCCGAGCAGCCGGACCTCATCCTCCTGGACGTGATGATGCCGGGCATGGACGGGCCCACCACCCTGGGCAAGCTGCGCGCCCAGGAGGCCACCGCGAAGACGCCCGTCATCTTCATGACGGCGAAGATCCAGAAGCAGGAGGTGGCGCGCTACCTGGAGCTGGGCGCCGTGGGCGTCATCGGCAAGCCGTTCGACCCCATGACGCTTCCGGCGGAGATCAAGCGGCTGCTGCCGCCCACCTGA
- a CDS encoding ATP-binding protein: MKTRLSRRSVVLAAGALALLCVLFALGRPLRAAEHDNYRTRLRKLRVQSAELEQDILRAHLGLPEAHGPSSEKLAELRARAADLRIFPTLLPEQEQRTLGAVLDGYVRALVDEEMLMGRLHEQDTRRAERRESLERRATALTERLPPGEPRGRAEALAGAVLASADAGRAPQVEAALASLAVLTDGKPELAEPRAKLEADARALLGHAREAEATFRLLMDHPASPEAERLISTYLQLYETTLARTERFRITLFAFSLLLVAFVLVVLLRLARTGAALDALNAELERRVEERTAALSTANAELRESEARKAAILESSFDGIISLDEAGRILEFNPAAEHIFRLPRAQAMGRDFLSLGLAASVNVGQREAVARALRADAVPGRATRLELSGLRTDGGTFPAELTLSRVRSDGPARFTAYVRDITERKEVERLKNEFVSTVSHELRTPLTSIRGSLGLLEGGVLGELPSQAQDMVRIARTNTERLIRLINDILDLEKMESGKLELKLQPVEVSEVLEATFSGVQAMADTARVNLCAEAAGAGTVRADRDRLIQVLTNLVSNAIKFSPADSRVEVRAARDARGLVRFSVVDQGPGIPPDKRARLFGKFQQLDSSDTRSKGGTGLGLAISQAIVEQHGGRIEVLCEPGQGATFTFSLPAVRVGSGSVSRVMDESRYTILAVTTDSELSGLLRGLLTHEGYRLLRTPSLEEAEKLIEVGAPDALVLDAQWMDGSGLDFVRRLREEPRTRELPVLMLSGRSSEEEGVVQPLLVDWMVKPFQETRFLQALRHAIRRPGQARVLIVEDDVATRQVLRNQLERMGAACYEAGDGESAVALARTTPPDLIVLDVGLPRLDGFEVVDILRQGKGRGTPLIVFTGRDLSSMDQGQLTLGLTRHLTKARTSEEELMASVKELLDGLLARRDDGQQPRKEAS; this comes from the coding sequence GTGAAGACCCGTCTCTCCAGGCGCTCCGTGGTGCTCGCGGCGGGGGCGCTCGCGCTCCTGTGCGTGCTCTTCGCGCTCGGCCGTCCGCTGCGTGCCGCCGAGCACGACAACTACCGCACCCGGCTGCGAAAGCTCCGCGTCCAGAGCGCCGAGCTGGAGCAGGACATCCTCCGGGCCCACCTGGGGCTGCCGGAGGCGCATGGCCCCTCCTCGGAGAAGCTCGCGGAGCTGCGCGCGCGGGCGGCGGATCTCCGCATCTTCCCGACCTTGCTGCCGGAGCAGGAGCAGCGGACGCTGGGCGCCGTGCTGGATGGCTATGTCCGGGCGCTGGTGGACGAGGAGATGCTGATGGGGCGCCTCCACGAGCAGGACACGCGGAGGGCCGAGCGCCGGGAGTCTCTCGAGCGGCGGGCCACCGCCCTGACGGAGCGGCTGCCTCCGGGCGAGCCACGCGGAAGGGCGGAGGCCCTGGCTGGCGCCGTGCTGGCCAGCGCGGACGCGGGCCGTGCCCCCCAGGTGGAGGCGGCACTCGCCTCCCTGGCGGTGCTGACGGACGGGAAGCCGGAGCTGGCGGAACCTCGCGCAAAGCTGGAGGCGGATGCGCGGGCCCTCCTCGGCCACGCCCGGGAGGCAGAGGCCACGTTCCGGCTCCTGATGGACCATCCCGCCAGCCCCGAGGCCGAGCGGCTCATCTCCACCTACCTTCAGCTCTACGAGACGACGCTGGCGCGCACCGAGCGCTTCCGCATCACCCTCTTCGCCTTCTCGCTGTTGCTCGTCGCCTTCGTGCTGGTGGTGCTGCTGAGGCTGGCGCGCACGGGCGCCGCGCTCGACGCGCTCAACGCGGAGCTGGAGCGGCGCGTGGAGGAGCGCACCGCGGCCCTGTCCACCGCCAACGCGGAGCTGCGCGAGAGCGAGGCGCGCAAGGCGGCCATCCTGGAGAGCTCCTTCGACGGAATCATCTCCCTGGACGAGGCGGGCCGCATCCTGGAGTTCAATCCCGCCGCGGAGCACATCTTCCGATTGCCTCGGGCCCAGGCGATGGGCCGGGACTTCCTCTCCCTGGGGCTGGCCGCTTCCGTGAATGTCGGCCAGCGCGAGGCGGTGGCGCGCGCGCTCCGGGCCGACGCCGTGCCCGGCCGAGCCACCCGGCTGGAGCTGTCCGGCCTGCGCACCGACGGCGGCACCTTCCCCGCCGAGCTCACCCTCTCGCGGGTGCGCAGCGACGGTCCCGCGCGCTTCACCGCCTACGTGCGCGACATCACCGAGCGCAAGGAGGTGGAGCGGCTGAAGAACGAGTTCGTCTCCACCGTCAGCCACGAGCTGCGCACCCCCCTCACCTCCATCCGCGGCTCGCTGGGCCTGCTGGAGGGTGGCGTCCTGGGCGAGCTTCCCTCCCAGGCCCAGGACATGGTGCGCATCGCTCGCACCAACACCGAGCGCCTCATCCGCCTCATCAACGACATCCTCGACCTGGAGAAGATGGAGTCCGGCAAGCTGGAGCTGAAGCTGCAGCCGGTGGAGGTCTCCGAGGTGCTCGAGGCCACCTTCAGCGGCGTGCAGGCCATGGCGGACACGGCGCGGGTGAACCTGTGCGCGGAGGCCGCTGGGGCGGGCACGGTCCGCGCGGATCGGGACCGGCTCATCCAGGTGCTCACCAACCTCGTCTCCAACGCCATCAAGTTCTCCCCCGCGGACAGCCGGGTGGAGGTGCGGGCCGCCCGGGACGCGCGGGGCCTCGTGCGCTTCTCCGTGGTGGACCAGGGGCCGGGCATCCCTCCGGACAAGCGCGCCCGGCTCTTCGGCAAGTTCCAGCAGCTGGACAGCTCGGACACGCGCTCCAAGGGAGGCACGGGCCTGGGGCTGGCCATCTCCCAGGCCATCGTCGAGCAGCACGGCGGCCGCATCGAGGTGCTCTGCGAGCCGGGCCAGGGGGCCACCTTCACCTTCTCGCTGCCGGCGGTGCGCGTGGGCTCGGGCTCTGTCTCCCGTGTGATGGACGAGTCGCGCTACACCATCCTGGCGGTGACGACGGACTCGGAGCTGTCCGGCCTGCTGCGGGGCCTGCTCACCCACGAGGGCTACCGCCTGCTCCGCACCCCCTCCCTGGAGGAGGCGGAGAAGCTCATCGAGGTGGGCGCGCCCGACGCGCTGGTGCTGGACGCCCAGTGGATGGACGGCAGCGGGCTGGACTTCGTCCGGAGGCTGCGCGAGGAGCCGCGCACGCGCGAGCTGCCGGTGCTGATGCTATCGGGGCGCTCATCCGAGGAGGAAGGGGTCGTCCAACCGCTGCTGGTGGACTGGATGGTGAAGCCCTTCCAGGAGACGCGCTTCCTCCAGGCGCTGCGCCACGCCATCCGCCGGCCCGGGCAGGCCCGGGTGCTCATCGTGGAAGACGACGTGGCCACGCGCCAGGTGCTGCGCAACCAGTTGGAGCGGATGGGAGCGGCCTGCTACGAGGCGGGGGACGGGGAGAGCGCGGTGGCGCTGGCTCGCACGACGCCTCCGGACCTCATCGTGCTGGACGTGGGGCTGCCCCGGCTGGATGGCTTCGAGGTGGTGGACATCCTCC